Proteins encoded in a region of the Streptococcus sanguinis genome:
- the trpX gene encoding tryptophan ABC transporter substrate-binding protein, producing the protein MKNKRLITILGLLAVLAIGGIVYSSLNSKGNTTKTSSDSQTVKVGVLQYVSHPSLDLIYKGIQDGLAEEGYKGDKIKIDFMNAEGDQSKVSTMSKQLVSNDNDVLIGIATPSAQGLAAATKDKPIVMGAITDPVGANLVKNLDKPGGNITGVSDRNPAKQQLELIKKLTPDVKTIGALYSSSEDNSKAQVEEFKKLAEEAGYKVEEYSVPSTNEIASTMNVMTGKVDAIWIPIDNTIASAFATVVSSNKEAKKPIYPSATAMVEEGGLASVVVDQYDLGVATGKMAAKVLKGAKPADTAVDIFDTGKSVINTKNAKELGITVPEDVLKEAGQVIK; encoded by the coding sequence ATGAAAAACAAACGATTAATCACTATCTTAGGCCTTCTGGCCGTTTTGGCAATCGGTGGGATTGTCTATTCCAGCTTGAACAGTAAAGGCAACACCACTAAGACTAGTAGTGACAGTCAGACAGTCAAGGTCGGCGTGCTGCAGTATGTCAGCCACCCTTCGCTGGATTTGATTTACAAAGGGATCCAGGATGGTCTGGCTGAGGAAGGCTATAAAGGCGACAAGATTAAGATTGACTTTATGAATGCTGAGGGCGATCAGAGTAAGGTCTCTACTATGAGCAAACAGCTGGTTTCCAATGACAATGATGTGCTGATTGGGATTGCAACTCCGTCTGCCCAAGGACTGGCTGCAGCTACTAAGGACAAGCCTATTGTCATGGGAGCTATCACAGATCCGGTCGGAGCAAACCTAGTGAAAAATCTTGACAAGCCAGGTGGCAATATCACTGGTGTCTCTGACCGCAATCCAGCTAAGCAACAGCTAGAGCTGATTAAAAAATTGACTCCAGATGTTAAGACTATCGGTGCGCTCTACTCTAGCAGCGAAGACAACTCCAAAGCTCAGGTGGAAGAGTTCAAAAAATTGGCTGAAGAGGCAGGCTACAAGGTAGAGGAATACTCTGTTCCTTCGACCAATGAAATTGCTTCAACCATGAATGTCATGACTGGCAAGGTTGATGCTATCTGGATTCCAATTGACAATACCATTGCATCAGCTTTTGCGACTGTTGTGTCCAGCAATAAAGAAGCTAAGAAACCGATTTATCCAAGTGCGACGGCCATGGTAGAAGAAGGAGGTCTTGCCTCTGTCGTTGTAGACCAGTATGACCTAGGTGTTGCGACTGGTAAAATGGCAGCTAAAGTCCTTAAAGGTGCCAAACCTGCTGACACTGCAGTAGATATTTTTGATACAGGTAAATCTGTTATCAATACCAAAAATGCCAAAGAACTTGGCATTACTGTACCAGAAGATGTTCTGAAAGAAGCAGGTCAGGTTATTAAATAG
- a CDS encoding CshA/CshB family fibrillar adhesin-related protein, protein MGKDLFNPHLRKFSIRKLNVGVCSVLLSTLLLLGAAAQVSADEASDSGVQNEVSQTGIAESSVNSAETVASEHLQAKGSSALAFATEIPQSDDNTSPRSSETEKVEGSTESTATKSVENTQPITVHPEISNAAVVAEKSEAIADVSQPNRSRRVRRDATTTGQQNSVTTGVPIGTGPAGADDATSTPRVPKPSLEESVKKDSTQLAKQITWLDFSDTASWKGLDSRGGLQVGTTFKKEISPGYEVTLTVTELKPFNSTETYRKRVEGTPTANTYDPNAQNGYLKSAAKYGQTPPSVTGAIQNQWTAIRDQGFNTQGRKTQLVYPENSTNWGVKFQIEATYLGKRVAPTVVMADGEDANPGEFAIFTTNGEGWEYLGEWKNKSTAKEAYTVITKQMLDDENVKRRGLLILRDTSVDWYKYLSPDTVTGGLGTQVFGPNRSNERTVPVVMTRGASEVGFYVASSGQQAMMMGFLVVDGSDAPATYGEAFHTISGRDSLTGKLINQPYLGTTPADIDVDTANNWVLDDKKEHKDEGASQLLADDQLSASNDLLDLDKAKNGTYTIKIKANPNGNAKSYVKAWIDFNNDGVFNESEGSNLQEITAAGDYTLTFNANPNISGGQVDKLGMRFRIATNKGDIEQPTGIAFSGEVEDMLLHRIYPPKGEKQTTDGFTGETQTAVLHFTPKGTDRSDDSVNAVMSTQTPQILDKQGQVLTAVDDNYIRPEGTYHLTVNGNDVQVAFTPNADFSGTAEGINISWTDSNGTSTGWTSTDASDPNKNDQLITMDGRYVPTVRKIPNYESNGIQGLDQNKTLVFNDDDANTTPVMPEAARSASFVDANGRLVTENTVPAMANGQQVGTYELDPNTGQVTFKPIKTFYGMPDPVVVQVSDTDGKAHRARYQPKVTQVTPRSTNAESTGLQGQAQSGKPTFTAGDQQIPIDMSKAMTFENGTDTLEVTNEGTYTINSDDTITFKPLKQFTGKATPVTVKRVDANGTEVTATYTPNVTKVTPTSTPATSSGPQGVPQTGTPVFKEGDSAIPIDMTKPMTFDDGQPKKTVAGIGEYTINSDGSITFTPDKQYVGTPAPVTVKRVDENGTEVRATYTPTVTKVTPTGTGDKTEGLQGQVQEGHVTFTPGHDSVPFPAETTPLFDNDLTVKELPNVGKFEVDANGKVTFTPDKQFKGTTPELTLIRADVNGTPVTVKYQAVVKEVVPIGTNATSTGLQGLPQSGTPTFTPGDSAVPIDTNSPMTFEDGQPKKTVQGVGEYIINSDGSISFRPEKQYVGTPTPVTVKRVDTNGTEVTATYTPTVTRVTPRSTNAESTGLQGQPQSGKPIFTPGDQAVPIDMTKPMIFENGTDTLVVADQGTYTINSDGSITFKPEKKFTGKATPVTVKRVDANGTEVTARYTPTVEEVIPNATGDRTEGPQGLVQNGKITFEAGRPEVGFSVDSTPVFDTGTNVKEIENVGKFEVDIYGNITFTPVKTFVGKTPEIEVSRADVNGTLAKAKYQATVTAVKPTGVGNKTEGLQGQVQEGKVTFTPGHDSVPFPANSTPLFDNNSTVKEVPNVGKFEVDANGKVTFTPDKQFKGETPELELTRTDANGTPVTVKYQAVVKEVVPRGTDATSTGPQGVPQTGNPSFQGGDPLVPIDTDSPMTFEDGQPKKTVQGVGEYTINSDGTITFTPDKQYVGTPASVTVKRVDKNGTEVTATYTPTVTRVTPTSTNAESTGLQGQPQSGKPTFSPGDSAVPIDMDSPMTFEDGQSKKTVQGVGVYTINSDGSITFTSEKQYIGTPTPVTVKRVDKNGTEVTATYTPTVTKVTPTGTSATSTGPQGVPQTGIPTFAGGDPLVPIDETVEPTFGDGSKEKTIPGQGTYTIAPDGAVTFTPDKQFVGKPNPISVKRVDKNGTPVTATYSPEFTKVTPTGTGDKTEGLQGQVQEGHVIFTPGHDSVPFPAGSTPLFDNGSAVKEVLNVGKFEVDADGKVTFTPDKQFKGETPELELTRTDANGTPVTVKYQAAVKEVIPTSTNATSTGPQGVPQTGTPTFAGGDPLVPIDGSAEPTFEDGSKEKTIPGQGTYTITPDGAVTFTPDKQFVGKPDSVIVKRVDKNGTPVTATYSPEFVRVTPTGKDATSINIKGHVQTGKPIFEAGDPLVPIDETIAPSFEDGSKEKTIPGQGTYTIAPDGTVTFTPEADFLGQGSGVTLVRRDKNGTSVTARYIPTVVAPSTSQDSVSSGRKDQAQTGTPTFEGAIDQAVAPTFADGSTEKVVPGEGTYRFTMLGAVTFVPEADFVGTARGVVVRRSDIYGNAVTATYTPTVLGSTDTEDTGSTGLKGQPQTGKPIFEGDVDQTVPPTFEDGSTEKAVPGQGTYTIAPDGTVTFVPEKGFVGQADGVTVIRKDRNGQTISAVYIPTVTEAPVQPERTITPAPPSLSKSESAQSLPKTGSEETSYLAAGLLAGVAGLGLIGLDKRKKKSED, encoded by the coding sequence ATGGGAAAAGATTTATTTAATCCTCACCTGCGTAAGTTTTCGATTCGAAAACTAAACGTCGGTGTTTGTTCTGTGCTCTTGTCAACCCTGCTTCTTTTGGGAGCAGCGGCACAAGTTAGTGCTGACGAAGCTAGTGATTCTGGTGTCCAAAACGAAGTTTCGCAAACAGGAATAGCCGAATCATCAGTGAATTCTGCTGAAACTGTTGCTTCTGAACATTTACAAGCAAAAGGAAGTTCAGCACTTGCTTTTGCTACTGAGATTCCTCAATCAGATGATAATACTAGTCCCAGAAGCTCAGAGACTGAGAAAGTTGAAGGATCTACTGAATCTACAGCAACTAAATCAGTTGAGAATACTCAACCAATCACTGTTCACCCAGAAATATCTAACGCGGCTGTCGTGGCTGAAAAGTCAGAAGCAATAGCAGATGTATCTCAGCCTAATCGCTCTCGTCGTGTGAGACGGGATGCTACAACTACTGGACAACAGAACAGCGTAACAACTGGAGTTCCGATAGGTACTGGACCAGCTGGGGCAGATGATGCTACCTCTACGCCACGAGTACCTAAACCAAGCTTGGAGGAATCTGTCAAGAAAGATAGTACCCAATTAGCCAAACAGATTACTTGGCTTGATTTTTCGGATACTGCAAGTTGGAAAGGATTGGATTCACGAGGCGGACTCCAAGTAGGAACTACCTTCAAAAAGGAAATTTCACCGGGCTATGAAGTAACCCTGACGGTCACTGAGCTTAAACCTTTTAACTCGACTGAAACTTATAGAAAACGGGTTGAAGGAACACCGACAGCAAATACTTATGACCCAAATGCTCAGAATGGATATTTAAAGTCTGCAGCAAAGTATGGTCAAACCCCTCCTTCGGTGACAGGAGCTATTCAGAATCAATGGACTGCCATCCGTGATCAAGGGTTCAATACGCAAGGACGAAAGACCCAGCTGGTTTACCCAGAGAACTCAACCAACTGGGGAGTAAAATTCCAAATTGAAGCTACCTATCTAGGCAAGCGCGTAGCCCCTACGGTGGTTATGGCCGATGGTGAAGATGCCAACCCAGGTGAATTTGCTATCTTCACTACTAACGGAGAAGGATGGGAATATCTCGGTGAATGGAAGAATAAGAGTACTGCCAAAGAAGCCTATACCGTTATTACCAAGCAAATGTTGGATGATGAAAATGTAAAGAGAAGAGGTCTCTTAATCTTAAGAGATACAAGCGTAGACTGGTATAAATACCTCAGTCCGGATACAGTGACAGGTGGCTTGGGGACTCAGGTCTTTGGGCCAAACCGCTCTAACGAACGGACGGTTCCTGTGGTGATGACGCGTGGGGCATCTGAAGTAGGTTTCTATGTAGCATCATCTGGGCAACAGGCTATGATGATGGGATTCTTAGTGGTGGATGGCAGTGATGCGCCAGCGACTTATGGCGAAGCCTTCCATACCATTTCAGGTCGTGATTCTCTGACTGGTAAGCTAATTAATCAGCCTTACTTAGGGACTACTCCAGCAGACATTGATGTTGATACAGCTAATAATTGGGTTCTGGATGATAAAAAGGAACACAAGGACGAGGGGGCCAGCCAATTACTAGCGGACGATCAATTAAGTGCTTCTAATGATTTGCTTGATTTAGACAAAGCAAAAAATGGAACTTACACAATTAAAATCAAAGCTAACCCAAATGGCAATGCTAAATCTTATGTCAAGGCATGGATAGACTTCAACAATGATGGAGTCTTCAATGAAAGCGAAGGTAGCAACCTACAAGAGATTACAGCTGCTGGTGACTATACCTTGACCTTCAATGCCAACCCCAATATTAGTGGCGGTCAAGTGGACAAATTGGGTATGCGTTTCCGAATTGCGACTAATAAAGGCGATATTGAGCAACCAACCGGTATTGCCTTTAGTGGGGAAGTAGAAGATATGCTCTTGCACCGTATTTATCCTCCAAAGGGGGAGAAGCAGACTACAGACGGCTTTACAGGCGAGACTCAAACTGCTGTCCTTCACTTCACACCTAAAGGAACGGATCGCTCAGACGACAGTGTCAATGCAGTTATGAGCACCCAAACGCCTCAGATTTTGGATAAGCAAGGCCAAGTTCTGACAGCCGTTGATGATAACTATATTCGTCCAGAAGGGACCTATCACTTGACCGTCAATGGCAATGATGTTCAAGTTGCTTTCACTCCAAATGCGGACTTCTCAGGGACGGCTGAGGGTATTAACATCAGTTGGACTGACAGCAATGGTACCTCGACTGGTTGGACTTCGACAGATGCTTCTGACCCTAATAAGAATGATCAATTGATTACAATGGATGGCCGTTATGTACCAACAGTCCGTAAAATTCCAAACTACGAATCAAATGGTATTCAAGGTTTAGACCAAAACAAAACGCTAGTTTTTAACGATGATGATGCGAATACGACCCCTGTCATGCCAGAAGCTGCTCGTTCGGCTAGCTTTGTGGATGCGAATGGACGACTGGTAACAGAAAATACGGTGCCTGCCATGGCCAATGGCCAGCAAGTCGGGACCTATGAATTGGATCCAAATACCGGTCAAGTGACTTTCAAACCTATCAAAACTTTTTATGGCATGCCAGACCCAGTGGTAGTTCAAGTCAGTGATACCGATGGTAAAGCACACCGAGCACGTTATCAACCTAAGGTAACCCAAGTAACGCCAAGAAGTACCAATGCTGAATCAACTGGTCTTCAAGGTCAAGCACAAAGTGGTAAGCCAACTTTCACTGCAGGTGACCAACAAATCCCAATTGACATGAGCAAAGCCATGACTTTTGAAAATGGGACGGACACCTTGGAAGTGACGAATGAAGGAACTTATACTATCAATTCAGATGATACCATTACCTTCAAGCCACTTAAGCAATTCACTGGCAAGGCGACTCCAGTGACGGTTAAACGCGTAGATGCCAACGGCACAGAAGTGACTGCAACCTATACACCTAACGTGACCAAGGTTACACCAACCAGCACACCTGCTACTTCATCAGGTCCTCAAGGGGTTCCACAAACAGGAACGCCAGTCTTCAAGGAAGGTGATTCAGCGATCCCAATCGATATGACCAAGCCCATGACCTTTGACGATGGTCAGCCTAAGAAGACCGTTGCTGGCATAGGGGAATATACCATTAATTCAGATGGTTCTATTACCTTTACCCCAGATAAACAATACGTCGGGACCCCAGCACCCGTTACGGTCAAACGAGTTGACGAAAATGGCACCGAAGTAAGAGCAACCTATACACCAACTGTTACCAAGGTAACTCCGACTGGTACTGGTGATAAAACTGAAGGATTGCAGGGTCAGGTTCAAGAAGGTCATGTTACTTTCACACCAGGTCATGATTCTGTGCCGTTTCCAGCTGAAACAACTCCACTTTTTGACAATGATTTGACTGTTAAAGAATTGCCAAATGTAGGTAAGTTTGAAGTGGATGCTAATGGCAAGGTGACTTTCACGCCAGACAAGCAGTTTAAGGGGACCACTCCTGAGCTGACATTGATTCGAGCAGATGTGAATGGCACTCCTGTTACAGTCAAATACCAAGCAGTGGTGAAAGAAGTGGTTCCTATAGGTACCAATGCGACTAGCACTGGTCTTCAAGGTCTACCACAATCAGGTACACCTACTTTCACTCCTGGCGACTCAGCTGTTCCAATTGATACGAATAGTCCAATGACCTTCGAAGATGGTCAGCCTAAGAAGACTGTTCAAGGAGTTGGGGAATATATCATCAACTCGGATGGTTCTATCAGCTTTAGACCTGAGAAACAGTATGTTGGTACACCAACACCAGTTACAGTTAAACGTGTAGATACGAATGGCACTGAAGTTACTGCTACTTACACTCCAACGGTAACACGGGTCACACCAAGAAGCACCAATGCTGAGTCAACAGGCCTGCAAGGACAACCACAAAGCGGCAAGCCGATCTTTACCCCAGGTGACCAAGCAGTCCCAATCGACATGACCAAGCCAATGATCTTTGAAAATGGGACTGACACGTTAGTAGTAGCTGATCAAGGAACTTATACCATTAATTCAGATGGTTCCATTACCTTTAAGCCGGAGAAGAAATTTACTGGCAAGGCGACCCCAGTGACGGTCAAACGTGTAGATGCGAATGGAACCGAAGTGACAGCTAGATACACTCCTACTGTTGAAGAAGTTATTCCAAACGCAACTGGCGATCGGACTGAAGGTCCACAAGGATTGGTTCAGAATGGTAAGATTACTTTTGAAGCAGGAAGACCAGAAGTTGGCTTTTCAGTAGACAGTACCCCAGTTTTTGACACTGGTACCAATGTGAAAGAAATTGAGAATGTTGGCAAGTTTGAAGTGGATATTTATGGTAATATTACCTTTACACCGGTTAAGACATTCGTAGGTAAAACGCCAGAAATTGAAGTCAGTCGCGCAGATGTCAACGGTACCCTTGCGAAGGCAAAATATCAAGCAACAGTAACGGCTGTAAAGCCAACTGGTGTTGGAAACAAGACAGAAGGCCTGCAAGGTCAGGTTCAAGAAGGTAAAGTGACCTTCACCCCAGGGCACGACTCTGTTCCGTTCCCAGCGAATTCAACACCATTGTTTGATAATAATTCAACAGTGAAAGAAGTACCGAATGTCGGTAAGTTTGAAGTAGATGCAAATGGTAAAGTGACCTTCACGCCAGACAAGCAGTTTAAGGGTGAGACACCGGAACTTGAATTGACTCGCACCGATGCCAATGGCACTCCTGTTACAGTCAAATACCAAGCAGTGGTGAAAGAAGTGGTTCCAAGAGGCACCGATGCGACAAGCACAGGTCCTCAGGGTGTTCCGCAAACAGGTAACCCAAGCTTCCAAGGTGGTGATCCACTTGTTCCGATTGATACGGATTCTCCAATGACCTTTGAAGATGGTCAGCCTAAGAAGACGGTTCAAGGAGTAGGGGAATATACCATCAACTCAGATGGTACTATCACCTTTACCCCAGACAAACAGTATGTGGGTACCCCAGCTTCAGTTACTGTTAAGCGTGTAGATAAAAACGGAACAGAAGTGACTGCTACCTATACGCCAACGGTAACACGGGTAACGCCTACCAGCACCAATGCTGAATCAACCGGCCTTCAAGGTCAACCGCAAAGTGGCAAGCCAACTTTCAGTCCAGGCGACTCTGCTGTTCCGATTGACATGGATAGTCCAATGACCTTCGAAGACGGTCAGTCTAAAAAGACTGTTCAGGGAGTAGGGGTATACACAATTAACTCAGATGGTTCTATCACCTTTACTTCAGAGAAACAGTATATTGGTACACCAACACCAGTCACTGTGAAACGTGTGGATAAGAATGGTACAGAAGTAACCGCTACTTATACTCCGACAGTGACGAAAGTGACTCCAACTGGTACTAGTGCAACGAGCACAGGTCCTCAAGGTGTCCCTCAAACTGGCATTCCAACCTTTGCGGGTGGTGATCCACTAGTTCCAATTGATGAAACAGTTGAGCCAACTTTCGGAGATGGAAGTAAGGAGAAGACTATTCCAGGTCAAGGAACATACACGATTGCTCCAGATGGCGCAGTGACTTTCACGCCAGACAAGCAATTTGTAGGTAAACCGAATCCAATCTCTGTAAAACGCGTCGATAAGAATGGCACGCCAGTAACTGCAACATACAGTCCAGAGTTCACTAAAGTAACTCCAACTGGTACTGGTGATAAGACAGAAGGCTTGCAAGGTCAGGTTCAAGAAGGTCATGTTATCTTCACTCCAGGCCATGATTCCGTTCCATTCCCAGCGGGCTCAACTCCACTGTTTGATAATGGTTCAGCAGTTAAAGAAGTGCTAAATGTCGGTAAGTTCGAAGTGGACGCAGACGGTAAGGTAACTTTCACACCAGACAAGCAATTCAAGGGTGAAACGCCAGAACTGGAATTGACTCGGACTGATGCGAATGGAACTCCAGTAACCGTCAAATATCAAGCAGCAGTGAAAGAAGTGATTCCAACCAGCACCAATGCAACCAGCACCGGTCCTCAAGGTGTCCCTCAAACTGGCACACCGACCTTCGCAGGCGGTGATCCACTGGTTCCAATTGATGGCTCAGCAGAGCCAACTTTCGAAGATGGAAGTAAGGAGAAGACCATTCCAGGCCAGGGCACTTACACCATCACTCCAGATGGCGCAGTGACTTTCACGCCAGACAAGCAGTTTGTAGGTAAGCCAGATTCAGTAATTGTGAAACGTGTTGACAAGAACGGTACGCCAGTCACTGCAACTTACAGTCCAGAGTTTGTCAGGGTAACTCCAACTGGTAAAGATGCGACCTCTATAAATATCAAAGGTCATGTTCAGACTGGCAAACCTATCTTCGAAGCAGGTGATCCTCTTGTTCCGATTGATGAGACGATTGCCCCAAGCTTCGAAGATGGAAGCAAAGAAAAGACAATTCCGGGTCAGGGAACATACACCATCGCACCAGACGGTACAGTCACCTTCACTCCAGAAGCTGATTTCCTTGGTCAGGGAAGCGGTGTGACCCTTGTCCGTCGCGATAAGAATGGCACCTCAGTGACGGCTCGCTATATTCCGACCGTGGTTGCACCATCAACCAGTCAGGACAGCGTATCTAGTGGTCGCAAAGACCAAGCTCAAACGGGCACGCCAACCTTTGAAGGGGCGATTGACCAAGCGGTAGCACCGACCTTTGCGGATGGCAGCACCGAAAAGGTTGTCCCAGGAGAAGGAACTTATCGGTTCACCATGCTGGGGGCAGTCACCTTTGTGCCGGAAGCTGACTTTGTCGGAACTGCTCGCGGAGTTGTCGTGAGGCGTTCAGATATTTATGGCAATGCCGTGACGGCTACTTATACCCCAACTGTTTTGGGAAGCACTGATACAGAAGATACCGGCAGCACGGGTCTCAAAGGCCAGCCTCAGACTGGTAAACCTATCTTTGAAGGAGACGTGGATCAAACCGTTCCGCCAACTTTCGAGGATGGCAGCACCGAAAAGGCAGTTCCAGGCCAAGGTACTTACACGATTGCGCCAGATGGCACTGTGACCTTTGTACCGGAAAAGGGCTTTGTCGGTCAAGCTGACGGCGTGACAGTGATTCGCAAAGACCGCAATGGTCAGACGATTTCAGCAGTCTATATTCCGACTGTGACAGAAGCTCCTGTTCAGCCAGAGCGGACGATTACACCTGCACCGCCGTCTCTTTCCAAGAGCGAGAGCGCACAATCCCTTCCTAAGACTGGCTCAGAAGAAACCTCATACTTGGCTGCAGGCTTGCTTGCGGGAGTAGCAGGTTTGGGACTGATTGGCTTAGACAAGAGAAAGAAAAAGTCTGAAGATTAA
- a CDS encoding AbrB/MazE/SpoVT family DNA-binding domain-containing protein, with product MKCSLLQWILRRDRSGKGVSQERMEEDIQKNRYMGSVKVGPKGQIVIPKEVRDMFEIQPGDALVLFADAQQGIAIQRYELYEDLFNQTFNGDKSSKSDL from the coding sequence ATGAAGTGCAGTTTGCTCCAGTGGATTTTACGAAGAGATAGAAGCGGAAAGGGAGTTAGTCAAGAAAGAATGGAAGAAGATATTCAAAAAAACCGCTATATGGGATCGGTCAAGGTTGGCCCCAAGGGGCAGATTGTCATTCCCAAAGAAGTGAGAGATATGTTTGAAATTCAACCTGGGGATGCTCTGGTCCTCTTTGCAGATGCCCAGCAAGGCATTGCCATCCAGCGTTACGAGCTCTATGAAGATCTATTTAATCAGACCTTCAATGGAGACAAAAGTTCAAAAAGTGATTTATAA
- the fbpA gene encoding Rqc2 family fibronectin-binding protein FbpA, translating into MSFDGFFLHHMTEELRRELLGGRIQKINQPFEQELVLQIRSNRQSRKLLLSAHSVFGRVQLTDTTFENPAVPNTFIMVMRKYLQGAVIEAIQQVENDRILEISVSNKNEIGDSVAVTLVIEIMGKHSNIILLDKASGKIIEAIKHVGFSQNSYRTILPGSTYVAPPQTGSLNPFTVGDEKLFEILHTEDIEPKRLQQIFQGLGRDTATELSGRLTADKLKTFRAFFASPTQPSLTEKSFSALLFSDSKTQMSTLSELLDTFYKDKAERDRVNQQASELIRRVENELEKNRKKLGKQEEELLATENAEEFRQKGELLTTFLHQVPNDQDQVELDNYYTGEKIIISLDKALTPNQNAQRYFKRYQKLKEAVKHLTSLIEETRTTILYLESVETALAQASLTEIAEIREELIQTGFIRRRQREKIQKRQKPEKYLATDGQTIILVGRNNLQNDELTFKMAKKDELWFHAKDIPGSHVVITGNLQPSDEVKTDAAELAAYFSKARLSNLVQVDMIETRKLNKPTGGKPGFVTYTGQKTLRVTPDEEKIKSMKM; encoded by the coding sequence ATGTCTTTCGACGGATTTTTTTTACACCACATGACAGAGGAGCTCCGCCGCGAATTGCTGGGCGGCCGTATTCAGAAGATTAATCAGCCCTTTGAACAAGAGCTGGTTTTACAGATTCGCAGCAACCGCCAAAGCCGCAAGCTGCTCCTATCAGCTCACTCGGTCTTTGGGCGCGTTCAGCTGACAGATACCACGTTTGAAAATCCAGCTGTTCCCAATACCTTTATCATGGTTATGCGAAAATACCTGCAGGGCGCTGTCATTGAAGCAATCCAGCAAGTGGAGAATGACCGGATTTTGGAAATCAGCGTCTCCAATAAGAACGAAATCGGAGACAGCGTGGCTGTGACTCTGGTCATCGAAATCATGGGCAAGCACAGCAATATCATTCTCTTGGACAAGGCTAGCGGTAAGATTATTGAGGCCATCAAACATGTCGGATTTTCACAAAATAGCTATCGAACCATCCTGCCGGGCTCAACCTATGTCGCACCGCCTCAGACGGGCAGTCTCAATCCTTTCACTGTGGGTGATGAAAAGCTCTTTGAAATCCTGCATACTGAGGACATAGAGCCCAAACGCCTGCAGCAAATTTTTCAGGGATTGGGTCGAGATACGGCTACTGAACTCAGTGGCCGTCTGACAGCTGACAAGCTCAAAACTTTCCGAGCCTTCTTTGCCAGTCCGACTCAGCCAAGCCTGACCGAAAAATCCTTCTCTGCTCTGCTATTTTCCGACAGCAAGACCCAAATGTCCACGTTATCCGAGCTTTTAGACACTTTCTATAAGGACAAGGCGGAGCGCGATCGGGTCAACCAACAGGCCAGCGAGCTCATCCGCCGAGTAGAAAATGAGTTGGAAAAGAACCGGAAAAAGCTGGGCAAGCAAGAGGAAGAGCTCCTAGCAACGGAGAATGCAGAAGAATTCCGCCAAAAAGGGGAACTCTTGACCACCTTTCTCCATCAGGTACCAAACGATCAGGATCAGGTAGAGCTAGACAATTACTACACAGGTGAGAAGATTATCATCTCACTTGACAAGGCCCTAACCCCCAATCAAAATGCTCAGCGCTATTTTAAACGCTACCAGAAGCTCAAGGAAGCTGTCAAACACCTGACCAGTTTGATTGAGGAGACACGGACTACGATTCTCTACCTAGAGAGCGTGGAAACAGCCCTTGCTCAGGCCAGCCTGACTGAAATTGCGGAAATTCGGGAGGAACTAATCCAGACTGGCTTTATCCGACGACGCCAGAGAGAGAAAATCCAGAAAAGGCAGAAACCGGAGAAATATTTGGCAACTGATGGCCAAACCATTATCCTGGTTGGTCGCAACAATCTACAAAATGATGAGCTAACGTTTAAGATGGCTAAGAAGGACGAGCTTTGGTTTCACGCCAAGGATATTCCAGGCAGTCATGTGGTCATCACAGGTAATCTTCAGCCCAGCGATGAAGTTAAGACTGACGCTGCCGAGCTAGCGGCCTACTTTTCCAAGGCCAGACTCTCTAATCTGGTTCAAGTGGACATGATTGAGACTAGAAAACTCAACAAACCAACTGGTGGCAAGCCAGGATTTGTCACCTATACGGGCCAGAAAACCCTGCGTGTCACACCAGATGAAGAAAAGATTAAGAGTATGAAGATGTAG